Genomic DNA from Halorussus rarus:
GTCGTCGGCCATACGGCCGGATTCGAATCCCTCGGGATTAGAGCTTTCGGAACGACCGTTCGCGCGCCGAGGCCCGCAAATCGGCGCCGGCGGCTGGCGGACGCGGCGCCGGCGGCTGGCGGACGCGGCGCCGGCGGATCGGCGTCAGTCAGTCGCGGACGACGACGTAGCCGTCGCTGTAGACGGTCACTTCGTAGCCGCGCAGGTCGAATACGACGCGGCCGCTCCCCCGCGGCGCGCCGTCGTATCGGTCGCTGAAGAGGCTGTCGAGGGCGTCGGGGTCGATCTTGTCGTAGAGCGGCGTCCCGAGTTCGGCCGGGTCGACGTCGGCGGCGTCGGCGACGGCGTCGATGACCGCCGCGCTGAGCGGCCGGTCGCGGTCGGTCGGCGCGCGCTCGGCTGTCGCGCGGTCGGTGAAATCGGGCGTCTCGTCGAGGTTCTCGGCGGCGTTTTCGCTCATTTGTCGTCTTCCTCCGTTCGATCGAAGATACGGGACGTTGCCGCAGCAATCTACAAAAAATCTCCGCATCAATTTGAATTGGTTATTCGTTTATCAGAATCGAGTTGCTCACTCCAGTCCGTAGTCTCCGCCGTACTTCAGGAAGAAGTACGCGAGGGCGACGACCGAGACCATCGCCGCCACGGTGACGATGCCGACGACGCGGGCGCTCTCCGGGAGGTCCGGGAGCGCTCCGCCGCCGTCGCCGCCCTCGCCCGCGTCGGCCGAGACCGTGAGCTCCGCGACCATCCCGGCCGTCTCGTGCGGGATGCAGAAGTAGCCGTACGTCCCCTCGACCTCGAAGGTGTGCTGGTACGTCTCGCCGCCCGCGACATCGCCCTCCGGGTAGGCGTTCCGGGCGGCCTGCTCGCCGTCGAACCCGCCCGAGGCGAAGTACGCCGCGTCCTCGGGGATCTCGTCCTCGTAGGCGGTCACGGAGTGGCCGACGGTGCCGACGTTGTCCCAGACGACGGTCGTTCCGGGCGCGACCGTCGCCTCGTCCGGGTCGAACACGAGGTTGTCGGTCATGTCGATCGTCCGCTGTGCGCCCTGCGTGCGCGCCGCGGCCCTGCCCTCGGCGTACGACGAGACGGCGGCGCCCGCGGACGCACCGAGGAACCCGCGTCGAGTAACGGCGGTCGAACTGTCTTTCCCCATCGCGCGCCTCTACGACCCGGAGTGTAAAACCGTTAACTTTTATTCGGGCGAATCGGCGGCGATTCGCCGGATCGCCCCGGCGAGCACGTCCACGCCGATCGGGATCGTCTCCTCGTCGACGTCGAACGTCGCGGTGTGGTGGCCGCCGGGGTGGTCGGTGCCGACGCCGACGTAGGCGGCCTTGCCGCCGTTTCGCTGGACCGCTCGCATCAGGTAGGTCGCGTCCTCGCTGCCGCCGAGTTCGTCGCGCTCGACCACGCTGTCGACGCCGTCGGTCTCGCCCGCCACGTCGCCGACGACCGAGACGAGCTCGGCGTCGCTCTCGGCGCTGGGGGCCTCGCCGTTGGTCGCGATCTCGACGTCGCAGCCGTGCATCTCGGCGGCCGACTCGATGGTCCGCTCGGCGCGCTCGACCATGTAGTCCTTGAGCTCGGTGGTCTCGCCCCGGACCTCGCCCTCGATGTACGCCTCCTCCGGGATGATGTTCGTCGCGGTGCCGCCGCCGACCTGGCCGGCGTTGACCCGGGTCGCGCCGTCCTCGTGGCGCGGGATGGCGTAGAGGTTCTGGACCGCGGTCGCCATCGCCTGGACCGCGTTCTCGCCCTCGTTGGGCTCGCCGCCCGCGTGGGCGGGTTCGCCCGCGAACTCCGCCCGGAAGTGGCTCACCGCGAGGAAGCCGTCCATCCCCGCGACGATCTCGCCGGTCGGGTGGTCGAGGCCGACGTGGGCCGCCAGCAGGTAGTCGACGTCGGCGAGGTGGTCGCTCTCGGCCATCGACTTCCCGCCCGCGATCATCTCCTCGCCGGGCTGGAAGAACACCTTCAGCGTGCCCTCGAAGTCGCTGTCCTTCACCGCCTCGATGACCCCGAGCCCGATGGTCGCGTGGGCGTCGTGGCCGCAGGCGTGCATCGCGCCCTCGTGCTCCGACCGGAACCCCTGGGCGACCGGCGCGTGGCCCTCGTCGGTCGACTCCGCTCGGAGGAGGCCGTCGATGTCCACGCGGAGGCCGACGGTCGGGCCCTCGCCGCGTTCGAGGACCGCGACCGCGCCGGTGTACCCGCCCTCCAGTCGGTCGAGGACGTCCTCGTCGGCGCCGGCCTCACGGGCCCGCTCGTACCACTCCTCGAGTTCCTCGTCGTCCGGGACCGCCATGCGCTCGTCCTCGGCGATGGCGTCCGGCCCGACGTGGAGGGCGTCCACGCCGATGCGCTCGAGTTCCGCGACGATGCGCGCGGTGGTGTAGAACTCCCGCCACGCGGGCTCGGGGTGGCGGTGGAGGTCGCGTCGGATCTCGACCAGTCGGTCGCGTTCGGCCTGTCGGCTCATGTGGGGTCCCAGGAGCGCACGGGGCTTAAGTGCTTGAGGCCCGGCAAGCCGGACGCC
This window encodes:
- a CDS encoding plastocyanin/azurin family copper-binding protein — translated: MGKDSSTAVTRRGFLGASAGAAVSSYAEGRAAARTQGAQRTIDMTDNLVFDPDEATVAPGTTVVWDNVGTVGHSVTAYEDEIPEDAAYFASGGFDGEQAARNAYPEGDVAGGETYQHTFEVEGTYGYFCIPHETAGMVAELTVSADAGEGGDGGGALPDLPESARVVGIVTVAAMVSVVALAYFFLKYGGDYGLE
- a CDS encoding amidohydrolase; this encodes MSRQAERDRLVEIRRDLHRHPEPAWREFYTTARIVAELERIGVDALHVGPDAIAEDERMAVPDDEELEEWYERAREAGADEDVLDRLEGGYTGAVAVLERGEGPTVGLRVDIDGLLRAESTDEGHAPVAQGFRSEHEGAMHACGHDAHATIGLGVIEAVKDSDFEGTLKVFFQPGEEMIAGGKSMAESDHLADVDYLLAAHVGLDHPTGEIVAGMDGFLAVSHFRAEFAGEPAHAGGEPNEGENAVQAMATAVQNLYAIPRHEDGATRVNAGQVGGGTATNIIPEEAYIEGEVRGETTELKDYMVERAERTIESAAEMHGCDVEIATNGEAPSAESDAELVSVVGDVAGETDGVDSVVERDELGGSEDATYLMRAVQRNGGKAAYVGVGTDHPGGHHTATFDVDEETIPIGVDVLAGAIRRIAADSPE
- a CDS encoding HalOD1 output domain-containing protein, yielding MSENAAENLDETPDFTDRATAERAPTDRDRPLSAAVIDAVADAADVDPAELGTPLYDKIDPDALDSLFSDRYDGAPRGSGRVVFDLRGYEVTVYSDGYVVVRD